The following proteins are co-located in the Trichormus variabilis 0441 genome:
- a CDS encoding hybrid sensor histidine kinase/response regulator, which produces MNLNNNNKYKGNILVVDDTPDNLRLLSAMLTAQGFEVRKALNGKMALTACQMLLPDVILLDVNMPEMDGYQVCQQLKDDEHTSDIPVIFISALDDVLDKVKAFDVGGVDYITKPFHGAEVILRIENQINLRLLQLQLQERNLLLQDALNNLKASQVQQIQNEKMVALGQLVAGIAHEVNNPISFIYGNLQYANEYIQDLVKIIEVYQQEYPNPTPKIQQLIQKTDLNFVMQDLQNLMGAMYRGSDRIREIVLALQNFSRHDEAEMKLVDIHQGIDSTLVMLQHRLNATSNRPAIDVVKDYSNLPLITCYPSELNQVFMHILNNAIDALEVREETDSGVIPMTPRLRLQSSQVNPLWVSVRQGTSHLQSLGITKIKEELPNQNPQIRISTELLDSHTVRIAIADNGVGIDQSWQSHLFDPFFTTKTVGKGSGLGLSISYQIVVQKHQGQITCASALGEGAEFVITIPITPA; this is translated from the coding sequence ATGAATTTAAATAATAACAATAAATATAAAGGCAATATTTTGGTAGTAGATGATACACCAGATAATCTGCGGCTGTTATCAGCGATGTTAACTGCACAAGGTTTTGAAGTCCGCAAAGCTTTGAATGGTAAAATGGCGCTAACTGCGTGTCAGATGCTTTTACCTGATGTCATTTTGCTGGATGTTAATATGCCGGAGATGGATGGTTATCAAGTTTGTCAGCAACTGAAAGACGATGAACACACATCTGACATACCAGTGATATTTATTAGCGCGCTGGATGATGTTCTAGATAAAGTAAAAGCTTTTGACGTTGGTGGTGTAGACTATATTACTAAACCCTTTCATGGTGCAGAAGTAATCTTAAGAATTGAAAATCAAATAAATTTACGGTTGTTGCAACTTCAATTACAAGAAAGAAATCTCTTATTGCAAGATGCCCTGAATAATTTAAAAGCCTCACAGGTTCAACAAATTCAAAATGAGAAAATGGTGGCACTGGGGCAATTAGTAGCAGGTATTGCCCATGAAGTTAATAACCCCATTAGTTTTATCTATGGCAACCTGCAATATGCCAATGAGTATATCCAAGATTTAGTGAAGATCATTGAAGTTTATCAACAGGAGTATCCAAATCCCACACCCAAAATTCAACAACTCATTCAAAAGACAGACTTGAATTTTGTCATGCAAGACCTGCAAAACTTAATGGGTGCTATGTACAGAGGATCTGATCGGATTCGGGAAATTGTGCTGGCGCTGCAAAACTTTTCCCGCCATGACGAAGCGGAAATGAAACTGGTAGATATTCATCAGGGAATAGACAGCACCTTGGTGATGTTACAGCATCGACTCAATGCCACGTCAAATCGTCCAGCAATTGATGTAGTTAAAGATTATAGTAACTTACCTTTGATTACTTGTTATCCAAGCGAATTAAACCAAGTATTTATGCACATCTTAAATAATGCCATAGATGCTTTGGAGGTGAGGGAGGAAACTGATTCTGGCGTAATACCAATGACTCCCAGACTGCGCTTACAAAGTAGCCAAGTCAATCCTCTGTGGGTAAGCGTTCGTCAAGGAACATCTCATCTACAGTCATTGGGAATCACCAAAATTAAGGAAGAACTCCCAAACCAAAATCCTCAAATTCGCATTAGCACAGAATTACTCGACTCACACACTGTGAGGATTGCGATCGCCGATAATGGTGTAGGTATAGATCAATCTTGGCAATCTCATCTGTTTGACCCATTTTTCACCACAAAAACCGTAGGTAAAGGTAGTGGCTTGGGATTATCTATCAGCTATCAGATTGTAGTGCAGAAAC
- a CDS encoding GGDEF/EAL domain-containing response regulator: MNYKQLDPYKKDILIIDDMADNLRVLSSILAREGYNVRKALNWQMACTACQTLLPDLILLDIMMPEVDGYEVCQRFKAWELTSDIPVIFISALDDVFDKVKAFKVGGVDYITKPFELEEVLVRVKNQIELRTARIEILTLNAELEQRVKQRTWELEKALQKLQIEVSARQKLQGKLLDMALHDALTGLPNRILFIRRLGKALNRAKEESNYQFAVLFLDCDRFKVVNDSLGHLVGDELLISIANRLQSCLTTDSTLARLGGDEFGILLEDIKDIRMAIQIADYILQQLSMSFKLSRYEVFMNVSIGINWGHQGYDQPEYLLRDADTAMYRAKDSGRARYHVFDPAMHEEVIKALEKENDLRRSVEKQEFVIYYQPIISLTTGKISGFEALVRWQHPTHGLIAPTEFIPVAEETGLINIINMWVLQSACQQLRIWQSHPMTPKNLSISVNLSAKLFLQTNFITQVDQIIKDTQIDPSNLELEITETVIMENNNEIKVILQQLKERKIKLIMDDFGTGYSSLSYLHIFPFNALKIDKSFVNRMLDNQENMGLVPAMISIAASMGMSAIAEGVETQEQLEQLKSLKCDFAQGYLFSRPIAQNMVMDFIASATKW, from the coding sequence ATGAATTATAAACAGTTAGACCCATATAAAAAGGATATTTTGATTATTGATGACATGGCAGACAATCTGCGCGTCTTGTCATCAATTCTTGCTAGGGAAGGATATAACGTTCGTAAAGCCTTAAACTGGCAAATGGCTTGTACAGCTTGTCAAACATTATTACCTGATTTGATTTTGCTTGATATTATGATGCCAGAGGTAGATGGTTATGAAGTTTGTCAAAGATTTAAAGCTTGGGAACTGACATCTGATATTCCAGTAATTTTTATTAGTGCTTTAGATGATGTTTTTGACAAAGTTAAGGCTTTCAAAGTTGGTGGGGTAGATTATATTACTAAACCTTTTGAATTAGAAGAAGTCTTAGTACGTGTAAAAAATCAAATAGAATTGCGAACGGCAAGAATAGAAATCTTAACGCTGAATGCTGAATTAGAACAAAGAGTGAAGCAGCGTACTTGGGAGTTAGAAAAGGCTTTGCAAAAACTCCAAATAGAAGTTAGTGCGCGTCAAAAGTTACAAGGCAAATTGCTGGATATGGCGCTCCATGACGCTCTTACTGGTTTACCAAACAGAATTTTGTTTATCAGGAGATTAGGAAAAGCTTTAAATCGCGCTAAAGAAGAATCTAATTATCAATTTGCAGTACTATTTTTAGACTGCGATCGCTTCAAAGTTGTCAATGATTCTTTAGGGCATTTAGTAGGGGATGAATTACTTATTTCTATCGCTAATAGACTCCAATCTTGTCTCACAACAGACTCTACTCTAGCAAGACTAGGTGGTGATGAATTTGGCATTTTGTTAGAGGATATAAAAGATATCCGCATGGCAATTCAAATAGCCGATTACATTCTGCAACAACTATCTATGTCTTTTAAACTGTCTAGATACGAAGTTTTTATGAATGTCAGCATTGGCATTAATTGGGGTCATCAAGGATATGATCAACCAGAATATTTGCTACGAGATGCTGATACAGCCATGTATCGTGCTAAAGATTCAGGAAGGGCTAGATATCATGTTTTTGACCCAGCAATGCACGAGGAAGTGATCAAAGCCTTAGAAAAGGAAAATGACTTACGTAGGTCAGTGGAAAAACAAGAGTTTGTTATTTATTACCAGCCAATTATTTCTCTGACTACAGGCAAAATCTCTGGATTTGAAGCACTTGTTCGTTGGCAGCATCCAACTCACGGTTTGATTGCTCCGACAGAATTTATTCCAGTAGCCGAAGAAACTGGTCTAATTAATATTATCAATATGTGGGTGTTGCAGTCAGCTTGTCAGCAACTACGCATCTGGCAATCTCATCCAATGACCCCTAAAAATCTCAGTATTAGTGTTAATTTAAGCGCGAAATTATTTTTGCAGACTAATTTCATAACACAAGTAGATCAAATTATCAAAGATACTCAAATAGATCCATCTAATTTAGAGCTAGAAATCACAGAAACCGTGATTATGGAAAATAATAATGAAATTAAAGTAATTCTCCAACAATTAAAGGAGCGTAAAATTAAACTGATAATGGATGACTTCGGCACAGGTTATTCGTCCCTGAGCTATTTACATATATTTCCTTTTAATGCCCTAAAAATCGATAAATCATTTGTTAATCGGATGTTGGATAATCAGGAAAATATGGGATTAGTACCTGCGATGATTAGCATTGCTGCATCTATGGGTATGTCGGCGATCGCAGAAGGAGTTGAAACCCAAGAACAATTGGAACAACTGAAGAGTTTAAAATGTGATTTTGCACAAGGATATCTATTTTCTCGACCCATAGCTCAGAACATGGTAATGGATTTTATCGCCTCAGCAACCAAATGGTAA